In Zingiber officinale cultivar Zhangliang chromosome 1A, Zo_v1.1, whole genome shotgun sequence, a genomic segment contains:
- the LOC121997295 gene encoding vegetative cell wall protein gp1-like, with amino-acid sequence MAARILSLFTILCCFASSHGARRLAFFPFPSPPIPFLPSPPNVGGVPLPPNPLVPPPSLLPPNPLQPPPPSVFPSNPLQPPAPPSINFPPIPFLAPPPPPPPAFPFPPAPLVPVPRVPGVPPASSGEKNASP; translated from the coding sequence ATGGCTGCGAGAATTCTCTCACTCTTCACCATCCTCTGTTGCTTCGCCTCCTCCCACGGAGCGAGGCGGCTAGCCTTCTTTCCCTTCCCCTCTCCTCCTATTCCCTTCCTGCCGTCGCCGCCCAACGTCGGTGGGGTCCCGTTGCCTCCCAACCCGCTGGTCCCGCCGCCGTCGCTGCTGCCGCCGAATCCGCTTCAGCCGCCGCCACCGTCGGTCTTCCCTTCGAATCCTCTACAGCCGCCTGCGCCGCCCTCGATCAACTTTCCTCCTATTCCATTTCTGGCGCCTCCGCCGCCACCACCGCCGGCGTTCCCGTTTCCTCCTGCCCCGTTGGTCCCGGTTCCTCGGGTCCCCGGCGTGCCGCCGGCCTCCTCCGGAGAGAAGAACGCCTCGCCGTGA